The following nucleotide sequence is from Paenibacillus odorifer.
ATGGGAGGTCCACAGGTGTGGTTCGAGCTGGCGGCAATGCTGGAGGACCCGGACTGGGAAGATATGCTGGCTGAGTTCGGCGTATTTTATAATTTGCCACAAGAAGAGAAGGACGCATTTACAGGAGGGTTGATTTCAGGAAAACTCCGTTTTGAGCATCCTGTACTCAGCGTAGCCATTGCGGCATATGGAGCATATTACCGCAAGGATCCGGCGACGGCAGAGCGGTGCTGGTCGATTTTACTGGAGAATCCGTTTGGTTGTGTGAATCTACAGGAGGAAGCTGATCGGGTCACTTATATGACTGAGTTAAATGAGATCGATTGGATGAATACAAATGAAGCCTCGCAGTGGTCTTTAAATACGATCATTGCCTTGGAATTAATCGGTAGTGCTATACCGGAACTCGCGAATTGAAGGCTTCATTGTGGGGGGAATGATTTATGGCTAGGCCGATGCAGGACACGGGTATAGGTGGTTTGATCCCTGAAGCATGGAAACCAATCTACCATAATCCCCTCGCTTCAACTAGTGATATCGCTGGATTCCAGATGGAGGGAGAGGGAACGGTTTCCTTCCCTTTGCAACGAATGAGATTAGAGAGTACTATCCATGCCGAGGCCGGACAACAAGCAAATGTCGTTCTCTGGTGTCCAGAGGAGTTCCCGGCAGACCTCGCCGTATCTTGGAATTTCCGCCCATTGTGTGAGCCGGGATTGGCGATATTGTTTATCGCGGCCAAAGGAGAGGGTGGGAAGGATTTATTTGATTCCACGCTTGCTCGCCGTACGGGTGAATATGATCAATACCATCACGGGCAGATAGACACGTATCATATCTCGTATTTTCGCAGGCGTTGGGTGGAAGAACGTGAATTTCACACCTGTAATTTGCGCAAAAGTTATGGTTTTCATCTGGTTGCGCAGGCAGCCGATCCGCTTCCGGACGTCAGCGACATGACTGAGCCCTACCGGATGTTAGTGGTGAAACGTGGCCCTATGCTGTCTTTTGCAATCAATGAACTGCCGATTTTTACATGGATAGATGATGGTGAAACCTATGGGCCGCTACTGACAGGCGGGAAAATTGGGTTCCGACAGATGGCACCCCTGATTGCTGAATACTCGAATCTGACGGTTTTTGGACAGTAATGCGAGGGAGGCTTCAGATTGATGTCTATTATATATTATTGTTACCCTGAGGGCAGACATAAGGCGCTTACGATGAGCTATGATGACGGCAGACGGGCTGACGAAAGATTGGTTGGACTATTTAACCGCCATGGGATTAGAGGAACATTTCATCTCAATTCTGGCCTGCTGGGTGAAGGTGATCGTATTACGGCAGATGAAATAACTGAGCTGTACCAGGGACATGAAGTATCTGTCCATACGCAACACCATCCGACGCTGGCCCGTTGTCCGCAGGAGCAAATCATCCATGAGATTATGGAGGATCGAAAATATTTTGAGACGCTGCTCCAGGTGCCGATACGGGGAATGTCTTATCCTAACGGTTCCTTTAACAAGGAGATAAAGAAGCTTTTGCCTCATTTAGGCATGGAATATGCCCGTGTGGTACAGACCACTGGCGGCGGCTTTGGGCTGCCGGAGGATTGGCTGGA
It contains:
- a CDS encoding DUF1961 family protein, which produces MARPMQDTGIGGLIPEAWKPIYHNPLASTSDIAGFQMEGEGTVSFPLQRMRLESTIHAEAGQQANVVLWCPEEFPADLAVSWNFRPLCEPGLAILFIAAKGEGGKDLFDSTLARRTGEYDQYHHGQIDTYHISYFRRRWVEEREFHTCNLRKSYGFHLVAQAADPLPDVSDMTEPYRMLVVKRGPMLSFAINELPIFTWIDDGETYGPLLTGGKIGFRQMAPLIAEYSNLTVFGQ
- a CDS encoding polysaccharide deacetylase family protein is translated as MSIIYYCYPEGRHKALTMSYDDGRRADERLVGLFNRHGIRGTFHLNSGLLGEGDRITADEITELYQGHEVSVHTQHHPTLARCPQEQIIHEIMEDRKYFETLLQVPIRGMSYPNGSFNKEIKKLLPHLGMEYARVVQTTGGGFGLPEDWLEWRGTCHHNDHLLEHAEQFVKLHKRQYLYLMYVWGHSYEFDNDNNWELMESFCEAVGGLEEIWYATNIELVHYMKACEALIFSAARDFVYNPGAVSVWLEIDGVIIEVAGGQTVRFPEI